CACGGGAGCAGCGCGAGCGATTCCATGACGCGGTTGATCCCAGGTGAAACCGCGCCTACGAATCACGTCTACACCTACGATACGACGCTCGGCGGCGGCGCCGCGTTGCAGCTCAAGGACTATGCGACCTTCCGAGGTCGGGTTGGATGGTCCGGCGGAGACTTCATGCCTTATGCGTTCGGCGGCCTTGCGATCGGACGCGTCGATGTGTCGAGGTTCGCGACGGTGTCGTATCTGAAATACGACGACTTTACGGATCCGAACACCGGCGTCACGACGCGCACGACCATCGATTCAGGTACGATGACGCAGACTGAGCGGCGTGCGAACAGCTTCATCTACGGATGGACGGCGGGCATCGGTATCGAATACGCTCTGCTCAACTGCTTGATCCTCCGCGGCGAGTGGGAGCATGTCGGGTTCTCGAACGCCAAGAACATCTCGGTCAACTTGAACAATTTCCGCGTGGGTGCCGGCTACAAATTCTAAGCCCGCGTTCGCAGCCGGTTGACACAGCTTCGTCGTCCTGATGCTCTGTCGCTGCAAAGCGGGGCGGCAGCGATGAAGATCTACGGCGACAGCAATTCCGGCAATT
The nucleotide sequence above comes from Bradyrhizobium sp. NDS-1. Encoded proteins:
- a CDS encoding outer membrane protein, with the protein product MRRLILAAAMLGTVSAAHAADMPDLPILRGGFTDGLSKSSVNWEGFYVGGQFGFATSEMDFSRAPKSMTDFMLRDSILQAPVGGWSLLPKNHVQGTGFGAYVGRNWQFYDAVMGVEANYSYMNNHGSSASDSMTRLIPGETAPTNHVYTYDTTLGGGAALQLKDYATFRGRVGWSGGDFMPYAFGGLAIGRVDVSRFATVSYLKYDDFTDPNTGVTTRTTIDSGTMTQTERRANSFIYGWTAGIGIEYALLNCLILRGEWEHVGFSNAKNISVNLNNFRVGAGYKF